The following proteins are encoded in a genomic region of Bernardetia sp. MNP-M8:
- a CDS encoding amidohydrolase family protein, producing MQLKKIPIFIFVLLLFTCFFISPKSYSQSPLPAQKQNQPIVLKNATLHIGDGNTIIENGSVRFENGKITALGESSSVSQEGAKVVDLSGKHIYPSLILANTTLGLKEIDAVRPSVDEAEVGDMNPNIRAISAYNAESDVTTTVRTNGVLIAQATPRGALVAGLSSIVNLDAWNWEDAALKIDDGLHIYMPAYMQQGGWWAAPAEPKKAKEEERNAEIAKIKSLLSEAKAYNQIENPTTKNLKLAAVKGLFDGTMRLYLHAEWAKDIIEGVSFAKEMGVQKVVVVGGYDSWQVAEFLKKNKVPVIVGRTLELPQRTDDDIDAPFKLPYLLQKAGVEYCLNYAGDMETMGARNLPFSAGMAVAFGLTKEQALAAITSKAASILGINERVGTLEVGKDASIVVSEGDILDMTTNKVIHAFIEGREIDLANKQKVLYQKYKTRIENVKE from the coding sequence ATGCAACTCAAAAAAATACCCATTTTCATCTTTGTTCTTTTACTTTTTACCTGTTTTTTTATATCTCCCAAAAGTTATTCTCAATCTCCTTTACCAGCTCAAAAACAAAATCAACCCATTGTACTCAAAAATGCAACACTTCATATTGGCGATGGAAATACCATTATCGAAAATGGTTCTGTTCGTTTTGAGAATGGAAAAATTACTGCGTTAGGAGAATCTTCAAGTGTTTCTCAAGAAGGTGCAAAGGTTGTTGATTTGTCTGGAAAACATATTTATCCTTCTCTTATTTTGGCAAATACAACACTTGGGCTTAAAGAAATTGATGCAGTTCGTCCTTCAGTAGATGAGGCTGAAGTAGGGGATATGAATCCTAATATTAGAGCTATTAGTGCATACAATGCAGAATCTGATGTTACCACAACTGTCAGAACAAATGGTGTGTTGATTGCACAAGCAACTCCTCGTGGGGCGTTAGTAGCAGGACTTTCTTCTATTGTAAATCTTGATGCATGGAATTGGGAAGATGCTGCACTTAAAATAGATGATGGTTTACACATTTATATGCCTGCTTATATGCAACAAGGTGGTTGGTGGGCTGCTCCTGCTGAACCTAAGAAAGCAAAGGAGGAAGAACGAAATGCAGAAATAGCAAAAATAAAATCTCTTTTGAGTGAAGCAAAAGCCTACAATCAAATTGAAAATCCAACTACAAAAAATTTGAAACTGGCAGCTGTAAAAGGTCTTTTTGATGGAACAATGCGTCTGTATTTGCATGCCGAATGGGCAAAAGATATTATTGAAGGAGTTAGCTTTGCAAAAGAAATGGGGGTTCAGAAAGTTGTTGTTGTGGGTGGATATGATTCTTGGCAAGTAGCTGAGTTTTTGAAAAAAAATAAAGTTCCTGTTATTGTAGGACGTACTTTAGAATTACCTCAACGTACTGATGATGATATTGATGCGCCTTTCAAACTACCTTATCTATTACAAAAAGCAGGTGTAGAATATTGTTTGAATTATGCTGGTGATATGGAAACAATGGGTGCAAGAAACCTTCCTTTTTCAGCAGGAATGGCAGTTGCTTTCGGACTGACTAAAGAACAAGCCTTGGCAGCTATCACAAGCAAAGCAGCTTCTATTTTAGGAATTAATGAACGTGTCGGAACATTAGAAGTAGGAAAAGATGCAAGTATTGTAGTTTCGGAAGGCGATATTTTGGATATGACTACCAACAAAGTTATTCATGCTTTCATTGAAGGACGAGAAATTGATTTGGCAAACAAACAAAAAGTTCTCTATCAAAAATATAAAACACGTATTGAGAATGTGAAGGAGTAG
- a CDS encoding AAA family ATPase encodes MDNLFPFAEDIKEIHVGQITIVYEGWHKQLNKKIAIKVLRDSLPSLKNIAKFNEEYVLTNNIKSNIIRKAISQHRINDRHVLVLDYIDGYSLKEYIENNGLSLEEKLNIAIAITIALQEVHQFNIIHKDINPKNILIGKDNQIYIIDFGIASQFKRQKKNAEIANTMEGTIAYISPEQTGRVNRSIDVRTDLYSLGVTFYELFTRGLPFQFSDIMELIHSHIALTPTPAHEKNPKIPLMLSKVLEKLLYKNAEARYQTAFGLQKDLEKILNSLETGKEIIDFELAQQDFITTFQIPEKLYGREKEIQLLTKTFDKVSLGANYLVLLGGYSGIGKTALVNELYKSITQKRGYFIKGKFDQFQSDVPYSAIIESFKNFINQILTETQARITAWSRKIKKVLDVNGSVLTDVLPLLELIIGKQNPVPKLSPSESQNRFNLVIQSFVKAISKQEHPLVIFIDDWQWADSGSLSLLELLMTDISNTHLMLIGTYRDNEVDASHPFSIQLRELEKLNIPLSNIVLEPLSFENISVLVNETLHQQNESSHYLAEIIYKKTQGNPFFTNQFLESLYNQNLLEFSHQKKEWIWNIDKIKEKDSTSNVVDLMSQKIQKLDKQTQKTLQYASCIGGKFDLQILAHILGYSIKETVEKLIPALKEELIRSEDDSYKGLDKTTKKVRIAFYFLHDRVQQAAYSLINEQEQQEISLKIARFVYYERSQKYINEWICDIANHYNKARGLIQDKKEQKELIQVNLRAAKKAKQSLAYLPAINYLKIAVSLLEEDAWKNTYQETFEIYSLLADCLFLKAKKEEAEEIFNLLLEKSQSRLDTIKIYSTQIILLESSLKFVEAIELARKALAILDIELPREEDKKIEFFQNEVAFINSNLEAKGGTEFLENLPIMQNEEIDEALKILYLTWSSCYMSGDMNLVVLTAAKMVSLGIKYGNTAETAWAYTAYAIFVSSGMGNYKLGYDLGQLSLKLNKKFEDLRTKGPLNHLIGIFLHHYRKPIRNGFHYFKTAFEASLAVGSYGYVAYAHCVLARHQVLAGVSLEKVASETDTNMAIQYSLKNQGTAQLGIVVNAFVKNMLGQSKSPDSFDNDEFDENAYLEGFKTLPIGAAIYEPLKARMYLYQADYQKAIEHSEKAIPVMIALFGSEWNWFHNNNYSLALCGIIIQNPDHPKKKEYLDIIESNQVQMKIWAENCPENFSHLYLIIEAQLAQIKQDILAAMNLYDKAILAAQQNQFVQDEALSNELAGNFYLSLEKKEFARIYIQKAHYLYKIWGATKKVILCQKQYRLLLDDTRNGDGFLLSPTIQSSSSISSTSSSKGTSIGNSLDLNTILKASQAISSEIKLENLLAKMIHIIVENAGAEKGYLILKKEEGFQIDAYYSLADNITEVMQSESVTDNESLPKNVLNYVIRTKETLILDNAHKNMTFKQDNYIQKNEVKSLLCMPIIKQGEILALVFLENNQSHTIFNKERLNILNLLSAQIAVSIDNALVYENLEHIVTERTTELKHSQERITSSIRYAETIQKAIFPNQKEFNSYFDDSFLIFLPKDIVSGDFYWTTKINGYTFIAVIDCTGHGVPGAFMSMIGNTLLNEVVLQKEITKPSLILEALHQAIRKALRQTTTRNRDGMDMVIARVEYTKNELVNIETAAAKRSLLYSKNGEFLNIKGDRRSVGGIQREDKRTFKNHKIQLKKGECLYMFSDGFSDQADKDLEKFGSRRLIELLESMSKIKSMKIQKETVLKELENHMENTEQRDDITLIGIRL; translated from the coding sequence ATGGACAATCTATTTCCCTTTGCAGAAGATATAAAAGAAATACATGTCGGACAAATTACAATTGTTTATGAAGGTTGGCATAAACAGTTAAATAAAAAAATCGCTATCAAAGTATTGCGTGATAGCCTACCATCACTAAAGAATATTGCCAAATTTAATGAAGAGTATGTCCTCACAAATAATATAAAATCTAATATAATACGAAAAGCAATCAGTCAGCATCGAATTAATGACCGACATGTTCTTGTTTTAGATTATATAGATGGCTATTCATTGAAAGAATATATAGAAAACAATGGACTTTCTTTAGAAGAAAAATTAAATATTGCCATAGCCATAACAATTGCTTTACAAGAAGTACATCAGTTTAATATCATTCATAAAGATATTAATCCTAAAAATATACTCATTGGAAAAGATAATCAGATTTATATTATTGATTTTGGGATTGCGTCACAGTTCAAACGTCAAAAAAAAAATGCTGAAATAGCCAATACAATGGAAGGCACAATAGCCTATATTTCGCCCGAACAGACAGGAAGAGTAAACCGTTCGATAGATGTTCGTACTGATTTATATTCTTTGGGAGTTACCTTTTATGAACTTTTTACAAGGGGTTTACCTTTTCAGTTTTCTGATATAATGGAGCTTATACACTCACATATTGCACTTACTCCTACACCTGCACACGAAAAAAATCCAAAAATCCCTTTGATGCTTTCTAAGGTATTGGAAAAATTACTATACAAAAATGCAGAAGCACGTTATCAAACAGCTTTTGGCTTACAAAAAGATTTAGAAAAAATTCTTAATAGTCTAGAAACTGGAAAAGAAATAATTGATTTTGAGTTAGCTCAACAGGACTTTATAACTACTTTTCAAATTCCTGAAAAACTATATGGAAGAGAAAAAGAAATTCAACTACTCACTAAAACATTTGATAAAGTAAGTTTGGGTGCAAATTATCTTGTTCTTTTAGGGGGGTATTCAGGAATTGGAAAAACAGCGTTAGTAAACGAACTTTACAAATCAATTACTCAAAAAAGAGGCTATTTTATAAAAGGAAAGTTTGACCAATTTCAAAGTGATGTTCCTTATAGTGCTATTATTGAGAGTTTTAAAAATTTTATAAATCAAATACTTACCGAAACTCAGGCAAGAATAACAGCATGGTCAAGAAAAATAAAAAAGGTTTTGGATGTCAATGGAAGCGTACTGACAGACGTTCTTCCTTTATTAGAATTAATAATAGGAAAACAAAATCCTGTTCCTAAATTAAGTCCTAGTGAATCTCAAAATCGTTTTAATTTGGTTATTCAAAGTTTTGTCAAAGCAATTAGTAAGCAAGAACATCCTTTAGTTATTTTTATAGATGATTGGCAATGGGCTGATAGTGGAAGTTTGAGTTTACTAGAGCTTTTGATGACAGATATAAGCAATACACATTTGATGCTCATCGGAACATATAGAGATAATGAAGTAGATGCTTCTCATCCTTTTTCTATTCAACTAAGAGAATTAGAAAAACTAAATATTCCCCTTTCTAATATAGTTTTAGAACCATTAAGTTTTGAGAATATTTCTGTTTTGGTAAACGAAACACTCCATCAACAAAATGAATCTAGCCATTATTTAGCTGAAATAATTTATAAAAAAACACAAGGAAATCCATTTTTTACAAATCAATTTTTAGAGTCACTTTATAATCAAAACTTACTAGAGTTTTCTCATCAGAAAAAAGAATGGATATGGAATATTGATAAAATAAAAGAAAAAGATAGCACTTCTAATGTAGTGGATTTGATGAGTCAAAAAATACAAAAATTAGACAAACAAACTCAAAAAACTTTGCAATATGCTTCTTGCATTGGAGGAAAATTTGACCTTCAAATCCTTGCTCATATTTTGGGTTATTCAATCAAAGAAACAGTTGAAAAACTTATTCCAGCTCTTAAAGAAGAATTGATTCGTTCAGAAGATGATAGTTATAAAGGTCTTGATAAAACAACAAAAAAAGTACGTATTGCTTTTTATTTTTTGCATGACAGAGTCCAACAAGCAGCTTATTCTCTGATAAACGAGCAAGAACAACAAGAAATAAGTCTGAAAATAGCTCGTTTCGTTTATTATGAAAGAAGTCAAAAATATATCAATGAATGGATTTGTGATATTGCAAATCACTACAACAAAGCAAGAGGTTTAATTCAAGATAAAAAAGAACAAAAGGAACTCATTCAGGTAAATTTAAGGGCTGCAAAAAAAGCAAAACAATCATTAGCTTATCTACCTGCAATTAATTATTTAAAAATAGCTGTTTCATTATTAGAAGAGGATGCTTGGAAGAATACTTACCAAGAAACCTTTGAAATATATAGTCTATTGGCTGATTGTCTATTCTTAAAAGCAAAAAAAGAAGAAGCAGAAGAAATTTTTAATCTATTACTAGAAAAGTCCCAATCTAGATTAGATACAATTAAGATTTATAGTACTCAGATTATTCTCTTAGAAAGTTCGCTTAAGTTTGTAGAAGCTATAGAGTTAGCCCGAAAAGCTCTTGCCATTTTGGATATAGAGTTGCCTAGAGAAGAAGATAAAAAAATAGAATTTTTTCAAAATGAAGTGGCTTTTATCAATTCTAATTTAGAAGCAAAAGGAGGAACAGAGTTTTTAGAAAATCTTCCTATCATGCAAAATGAAGAAATTGATGAAGCTCTCAAAATACTTTATCTTACTTGGTCATCTTGTTATATGTCTGGAGATATGAATTTGGTTGTACTGACGGCTGCTAAAATGGTTTCTTTAGGTATTAAATATGGAAATACTGCTGAAACTGCTTGGGCTTATACAGCTTATGCGATTTTTGTTTCTTCAGGAATGGGAAATTATAAGTTGGGTTATGATTTAGGACAATTGTCACTCAAACTAAATAAAAAATTTGAAGATTTGCGTACTAAAGGACCTTTAAATCATTTGATAGGAATTTTTTTGCATCATTACAGAAAACCTATAAGAAATGGTTTTCATTATTTCAAAACAGCTTTCGAAGCAAGTCTAGCTGTAGGAAGTTATGGATATGTAGCTTATGCACATTGTGTTTTGGCAAGACATCAGGTTTTGGCAGGAGTGAGTTTGGAAAAGGTGGCTTCTGAAACAGATACAAATATGGCTATTCAATATAGTTTGAAAAATCAAGGAACTGCACAACTTGGAATAGTAGTAAATGCTTTTGTGAAAAATATGTTAGGGCAGAGTAAAAGTCCTGATAGTTTTGATAATGATGAGTTTGATGAAAATGCGTATTTAGAAGGTTTCAAAACTCTTCCAATTGGTGCCGCCATTTACGAACCTCTCAAAGCAAGAATGTATTTGTATCAAGCAGATTATCAAAAAGCCATCGAACATTCTGAAAAAGCAATACCTGTAATGATAGCTCTTTTTGGTTCAGAATGGAATTGGTTTCATAATAATAATTATAGCTTGGCTTTGTGTGGTATAATTATCCAAAATCCTGATCATCCCAAGAAAAAAGAATATTTAGACATAATAGAATCTAATCAAGTACAAATGAAGATTTGGGCAGAGAACTGTCCTGAAAATTTTTCTCATCTGTATTTGATAATTGAGGCACAATTGGCTCAAATCAAACAAGATATTCTTGCTGCTATGAATTTGTATGATAAAGCTATTCTTGCTGCACAACAAAATCAGTTTGTACAAGATGAAGCTCTTTCAAATGAGCTTGCAGGGAATTTTTATTTGAGTTTAGAAAAAAAGGAATTTGCACGTATTTATATTCAGAAAGCACATTATTTATATAAAATTTGGGGAGCAACCAAGAAAGTAATTCTATGTCAGAAACAATATAGATTACTTCTTGATGATACTAGAAATGGAGATGGATTTTTGTTATCTCCTACTATCCAATCCTCTTCTAGTATTTCTTCTACTTCTTCGTCAAAGGGAACATCAATAGGAAATTCATTAGATTTAAACACTATTTTAAAGGCAAGTCAAGCTATTTCTAGCGAAATAAAATTAGAAAATTTACTTGCCAAAATGATTCATATTATTGTAGAAAATGCAGGAGCTGAAAAAGGATATTTGATTCTGAAAAAAGAGGAAGGATTTCAAATTGATGCCTATTATTCGTTAGCTGATAATATTACAGAAGTAATGCAATCAGAATCTGTTACAGACAATGAAAGTTTGCCCAAAAATGTTCTTAATTATGTAATTCGTACTAAAGAAACCCTCATTTTAGACAATGCACATAAAAATATGACCTTTAAGCAAGACAATTATATTCAAAAAAATGAAGTTAAGTCTTTGCTTTGTATGCCAATTATAAAACAAGGAGAAATACTAGCTTTAGTGTTTTTAGAAAACAACCAATCACATACTATTTTTAATAAAGAACGATTAAATATACTTAATCTTCTCTCTGCTCAAATTGCTGTTTCAATTGATAATGCTTTAGTATATGAAAATCTTGAGCATATTGTAACAGAACGAACTACCGAACTTAAACACTCTCAAGAACGCATTACATCAAGTATTCGTTATGCAGAAACAATTCAGAAAGCTATTTTTCCAAATCAAAAAGAATTTAACTCATATTTTGATGACTCTTTTCTTATTTTTCTGCCCAAAGATATTGTAAGTGGAGATTTTTATTGGACAACAAAAATTAATGGATATACATTTATTGCTGTCATTGATTGTACAGGACATGGCGTTCCAGGGGCATTTATGTCTATGATAGGAAATACATTACTCAATGAAGTGGTTTTACAAAAAGAAATAACAAAACCTTCGTTGATTTTAGAAGCATTGCACCAAGCCATTCGAAAAGCACTCCGACAAACCACCACACGTAATAGAGATGGCATGGACATGGTTATTGCAAGAGTAGAATATACAAAAAATGAACTAGTAAATATAGAAACTGCAGCAGCAAAACGCTCATTATTATATTCAAAAAATGGTGAATTTTTGAATATCAAAGGAGATAGACGCTCTGTAGGAGGAATTCAAAGAGAAGACAAACGTACTTTTAAAAACCATAAAATTCAGCTCAAAAAAGGAGAATGTTTGTACATGTTTAGTGATGGTTTTAGCGACCAAGCAGATAAAGATTTAGAGAAATTTGGTTCTAGAAGATTAATAGAGTTACTAGAATCTATGAGTAAAATTAAATCAATGAAAATACAGAAAGAAACTGTCTTAAAAGAATTAGAAAATCACATGGAAAATACTGAACAAAGAGATGATATTACACTTATTGGCATTCGCTTATAA
- a CDS encoding ATP-grasp domain-containing protein yields MIDVYVLNPTLVSNRPQLGAFTAMKGFEFMGAKNILVDNIVGMKNLKNNQETDIDNKENIAVGGIGFVKSRLEYLGYSHKLESDLDYPFELRNYLGREIWTSTIDEISRTLPNIFIKPKGEDKQKFFTGLVINSSKDLIGKGIQGQNYEIWCSELINPVAEFRVFVRYGEILDIRRYRGNYNINPDYKIIEKCIQDFSSSPLAYGIDFCVTDKGKTLLLEVNDGFSLGDYGLNFLDYAKLNYTRWSELVECKDYFKF; encoded by the coding sequence ATGATTGATGTATATGTTCTAAATCCGACACTTGTTTCTAATCGCCCTCAACTTGGAGCTTTTACAGCTATGAAAGGCTTTGAGTTTATGGGAGCAAAAAACATTCTTGTAGATAATATTGTAGGAATGAAAAATTTAAAAAATAACCAAGAAACTGATATAGATAATAAAGAAAATATTGCTGTTGGTGGAATAGGTTTTGTAAAAAGCAGATTAGAATATCTAGGTTATAGCCATAAATTAGAATCAGATTTGGATTACCCTTTTGAACTTAGAAATTATTTAGGAAGAGAAATTTGGACTTCTACCATTGATGAAATCAGCCGAACACTTCCAAATATTTTCATTAAACCAAAAGGAGAAGACAAACAAAAATTCTTTACAGGTTTGGTTATCAATTCTTCAAAAGATTTGATAGGAAAAGGTATTCAAGGACAAAATTATGAAATTTGGTGTTCAGAACTTATCAATCCTGTTGCAGAGTTCAGAGTTTTTGTCAGATATGGAGAAATTTTGGATATACGGAGATACAGAGGCAACTATAATATCAATCCAGATTATAAAATCATTGAAAAGTGTATTCAAGATTTTAGTTCTAGTCCTTTGGCGTATGGAATTGATTTTTGTGTAACTGACAAAGGCAAAACATTACTTTTAGAAGTAAACGACGGTTTTTCATTGGGAGATTATGGACTTAATTTTTTAGATTATGCAAAACTGAATTATACACGTTGGAGCGAATTGGTAGAATGTAAAGATTATTTCAAGTTTTGA